One Streptomyces sp. V4I8 genomic window carries:
- a CDS encoding YihY/virulence factor BrkB family protein → MDWLRKLPVVGSTVTRLMTTHAWRSYERMDRVKWTRLAAAMTFTSFVALFPLLTVAAAGAAATLSKGQQDKLEDKLADQVPGIADQLDIDTLVQNAGTVGLIAGAVLLFTGIGWVGSMRECLRAVWELPDDEENPVLRKAKDAGVLVGLGGAVLVTLAASTVASAMVGWITRQMGIDEDGWGGFLLQIAAFLVAVLANFLLLLYVLTLFPGVEPPRRRLMVAALIGAVGFELLKLLLSGYMQGVATKSMYGAFGVPVALLLWINFTSKLVVFCAAWTATRGKESELADEPEESEEPDGSAAPEDPGRPGKPRLRNGPDGAPGRAAATGG, encoded by the coding sequence ATGGACTGGCTGAGAAAACTCCCCGTCGTCGGGTCCACGGTGACCCGGCTGATGACCACGCACGCGTGGCGGTCGTACGAGCGCATGGACCGGGTGAAGTGGACACGGCTGGCCGCCGCGATGACGTTCACCAGTTTTGTGGCACTGTTCCCGCTGCTCACCGTGGCCGCCGCGGGCGCCGCCGCGACGCTCAGCAAGGGGCAGCAGGACAAGCTGGAGGACAAGCTCGCCGACCAGGTGCCCGGCATCGCCGACCAGCTCGACATCGACACGCTGGTCCAGAACGCCGGCACCGTCGGCCTCATCGCCGGCGCCGTCCTTCTGTTCACCGGCATCGGCTGGGTCGGCTCCATGCGCGAGTGCCTGCGCGCGGTGTGGGAGCTGCCCGACGACGAGGAGAACCCCGTCCTGCGCAAGGCCAAGGACGCGGGCGTCCTGGTCGGCCTGGGCGGCGCCGTGCTCGTGACGCTCGCCGCCTCCACCGTCGCCTCCGCCATGGTCGGCTGGATCACCCGGCAGATGGGCATCGACGAGGACGGCTGGGGCGGGTTCCTGCTCCAGATCGCCGCCTTCCTGGTCGCCGTACTCGCCAACTTCCTGCTCCTGCTGTACGTCCTGACCCTGTTCCCCGGTGTCGAACCGCCGCGCCGCCGGCTGATGGTGGCCGCACTGATCGGCGCGGTCGGGTTCGAACTGCTGAAGCTGCTGCTCAGCGGCTATATGCAGGGCGTCGCCACGAAGAGCATGTACGGCGCGTTCGGCGTGCCGGTCGCGCTGCTGCTGTGGATCAACTTCACCTCGAAGCTGGTGGTGTTCTGCGCCGCTTGGACGGCGACGAGGGGTAAGGAGTCGGAACTGGCCGACGAGCCGGAGGAGTCCGAGGAGCCCGACGGGTCCGCCGCGCCCGAAGACCCGGGCAGGCCCGGG
- a CDS encoding GtrA family protein yields MVGTRAWRRRREAAGTRAWGDRRELLGFATVGLLAYAVDLALFTWLRGPAALDPLTAKALSFVAGCTVAYAGNALGTYRHTHPSGLRPYAVFFAVNVAGAVVQLLCLTVSHYGLGLTSQRADTVSGAGIGMALATVLRFWGTRTLVFPAKGRVGSWTG; encoded by the coding sequence TTGGTAGGCACGCGCGCGTGGCGGCGCCGACGGGAAGCCGCCGGCACGCGCGCGTGGGGCGACCGTCGCGAACTCCTCGGCTTCGCCACCGTCGGCCTCCTCGCCTACGCCGTCGACCTCGCCCTCTTCACCTGGCTCCGTGGCCCGGCCGCCCTCGACCCTCTCACGGCCAAGGCCCTCTCCTTCGTTGCCGGCTGCACGGTCGCCTACGCCGGGAACGCCCTCGGCACCTACCGTCACACCCATCCGAGCGGCCTGCGCCCCTACGCCGTCTTCTTCGCGGTGAACGTCGCCGGAGCCGTCGTACAACTCCTGTGTCTCACCGTGAGCCACTACGGCCTCGGCCTCACCTCCCAGCGCGCGGACACCGTCTCCGGAGCCGGAATCGGCATGGCGCTGGCGACTGTCCTGCGGTTTTGGGGCACTCGGACATTGGTCTTCCCTGCGAAGGGCAGAGTCGGATCATGGACTGGCTGA